In one Vibrio sp. VB16 genomic region, the following are encoded:
- a CDS encoding ABC transporter substrate-binding protein, with the protein MKAFLKFTTGFVSIGLLVGCSDNIDHEEIRKHGFVSCGHSAPNAFNPQLVEGGITADSLSPQIYDSLLTLDPVTLKPTASIASSWHINDDGTEYTFKLKDSVEFQHTDWFTPTRALNASDVVFSFNRLIDPSHSFHFVGNASYPWFESIGFSNLVKSVEAIDPLTVKFTLTKADNTFLSNISTTHSVILSREYAQQLEIKDEKNRIDEFPVGTGPFYLAEYQVGDLVRLKKHNKYWQGEPELEQVVFDISSRGTGPLAKLLRRECDVLYTPLSSQIPIIKQHDDLILEAKPSMNVSFIAINTDHPALSDQRVRKALSLSINRKSILDAVYFGTGEQAYSLLPPSSWAYQKDATQIRYDKNYAVGLLREAGYLQGLQLSMWVPLEASPYNPSPRKTAELIQANYADIGIELNLFTSDRFNRTELAEHTDIDLILTGWNASTGDPDNFLRPLLSCRAEESGLNVSMWCNPDFDFLLDLAKETNQERYRLNLYKEAQYMMNEAVPVIPLAHGAQFLAYHQSLTGFGSSPFSSQSFHKVRRVK; encoded by the coding sequence ATGAAAGCATTTTTAAAGTTCACCACAGGATTCGTCAGTATAGGATTACTGGTTGGGTGTAGCGACAATATTGATCACGAAGAAATTCGCAAACATGGTTTTGTCTCTTGTGGACATAGCGCACCAAACGCCTTCAATCCACAACTCGTTGAAGGTGGTATTACCGCTGATTCGCTAAGCCCACAAATCTACGATTCATTATTAACGTTAGACCCTGTCACTCTGAAGCCGACGGCCAGCATTGCCTCTTCTTGGCATATCAACGATGACGGCACAGAATATACGTTCAAGCTCAAAGACAGTGTCGAATTTCAGCATACGGATTGGTTCACCCCTACAAGAGCCCTAAACGCCTCTGATGTCGTGTTCAGTTTTAACCGATTAATCGATCCAAGCCATTCATTTCATTTTGTTGGTAATGCAAGCTACCCATGGTTCGAAAGTATTGGCTTCAGTAATCTCGTTAAAAGCGTTGAGGCCATAGACCCTCTAACGGTAAAATTTACTTTAACAAAAGCGGACAATACCTTTCTTTCTAACATTTCGACCACTCACTCCGTTATTCTTTCCCGTGAATATGCGCAGCAATTAGAGATCAAAGACGAAAAAAACCGTATAGATGAATTCCCAGTCGGAACGGGCCCATTTTACTTGGCCGAGTATCAAGTCGGCGATCTCGTTCGACTTAAAAAGCACAATAAATACTGGCAGGGTGAACCAGAACTTGAGCAAGTAGTGTTTGATATTTCATCCCGTGGAACTGGCCCTCTTGCGAAGCTATTACGCAGAGAATGTGATGTTCTTTATACACCACTCTCTAGTCAGATCCCCATTATCAAGCAACATGATGATTTGATACTAGAAGCCAAGCCATCCATGAATGTCTCATTTATTGCCATTAATACCGACCATCCTGCGCTCAGTGATCAGAGAGTAAGAAAGGCGTTGAGTTTATCTATCAACCGAAAGAGCATCTTAGATGCTGTTTATTTTGGAACGGGTGAACAAGCTTATTCACTATTACCACCCAGCTCTTGGGCGTATCAAAAAGACGCGACGCAGATAAGATACGACAAAAATTACGCTGTCGGATTGCTTAGAGAAGCCGGTTACTTACAAGGTCTTCAGCTTTCAATGTGGGTTCCGTTAGAAGCAAGCCCATATAATCCGAGTCCCAGAAAAACAGCAGAGTTGATTCAGGCGAATTATGCCGACATTGGGATTGAGCTAAACCTGTTCACCAGTGACCGCTTTAACCGTACGGAACTGGCAGAGCATACCGATATTGATTTGATTCTCACCGGATGGAACGCCAGTACTGGTGACCCCGATAACTTCTTGCGCCCACTGCTGTCGTGTCGTGCAGAAGAGTCGGGACTAAATGTGTCGATGTGGTGTAATCCAGACTTTGATTTTTTATTGGATTTAGCAAAAGAAACCAATCAAGAGAGATACAGACTAAACTTATACAAAGAAGCACAATATATGATGAATGAAGCAGTGCCCGTCATTCCACTTGCGCATGGTGCTCAGTTTTTAGCTTATCACCAATCGTTAACTGGATTTGGTTCCAGCCCATTCAGTTCTCAGAGCTTCCATAAAGTAAGGAGAGTCAAGTAG